The stretch of DNA TGCAGGATAGGGTGGTACCAGAGGATACAGACTGACAACCTTTGTATTCAGTCTTTTACACGCTATTTGCTCTGCCTCCAGGATTTAGAGCTGCTCTTGGATGGAGCCTCTTCATAGCGCCTCTTCTGCGTCGACGGTCCTCTTTCTGCGTTAAAAGATAACACACAGGTCATAATAACAGTTAGAGattatttgaaattaatttggtATCAtcttacattttatattgtgaATAGAATATAAAACATTGACATCAATTAGTTCAACAAGTGAATATACTTATTAGGCTATTACTTTTCTTTGCAGTATAGCGTTTTGACTTAGAgcatattattgttttttaataactGAGTTGTTTTGGCAGAACAAGAGTAGTTTATTCAATATTTGAACATAACAAATATCATGTTGCCAACTTTCCCAAGTCTCATGGGTATTAATTTTAGCCATGAGTGTGATGAAATTGAGTAAATAACATGAGTATCTTGTCTGCATTGtacaatttaaatgtattttaaccaACGATGATGTCAACCATCTAGCCTGTGTACCTGTTCGAGACGTTCCCTCCTGAATGGACAGGGCTTCAGAGGGCCCTCCTGGACCATGACTGGTCCCTCTGTTGACTCCTGCAGCATTACTGCCTCTTGGACCATTACTGGGATTGTCAGGTACTGTTGCCAGCAGGCCTGCAAAGAGACCAAAGCATTTAATTTACTCACAAGACAATGTTtctttgagaaaataataacgAAGATTAGTTTTTTCTTTGACATGATGATAAAATGGTTCTTTAGCTCAGGAGCATTGTTGAATGTTTGGCAGCTACTACAAACACCAGTAAACTCTTTTAGTAAAGCTAATGAATAAGTGCCTGACACTGAAGGCACCAAAAGCAGCTGATTGATGATAATGTTTGTGTGGTGATTACTGGTGACTGCAATTTTGGTCAAATTAGATCAAACAGCCATCTGACACTAATAATACACCAAGGCTTTGAAACTGCAGTACCTGAAAGCAATAAATACTGCTGACATCTGGCCTGGAGAACAACATGGATGTGTATGGATAATATTTGCAGACAACAAAACGTGACAATTAGGATTTTCAAATTAACTTTCTGAACCCTTCACCTTCTTCATTTCTAGGCTTTTTTTTGCACatcatgtttttacatgtgtcaGTTTTTTGTACTTGGGTGGTTGCTGATGTAGTTTAATGAAATAGTAGCGCAACTTTGGGTATTCTATCTGTCAGATGCCCCTTATCAATCACACAacaatataatttattctgttgCAGTGCAACTAAATAAATAGTAATGCAATACTATGTGCTGTGCATTTGTGAGGCAAAGCAATGAAGAACATAGTATGTTAGCTTTTAGATCTACTGTCCGAAATTGTGGTTTATGGGGTTGGGTCTCATAACACAGGCTTGCTGGTATTGCAGGCTGGTATTGACAGGCTATTTTCATGGACAAATGTTTATCTGTATAAATCCAGGTAGAATTCcagatattaaaaaatacattaaaatgcatgCTTGAGTATCTGAGTCATTTCCCTACCCAGTCCTTTGTAGCAGGAAAGCTGCTGGTAAATTTGCTTCATCCTCTCTATGTTGATGCGGCTGGCCTCAGCATGGTTCACCATGGGCTTGGGGTAGTGCACTCCTATGATACACTTGGCTGCCTTCTGCACTTCCTCTGGGGCATTCCAGGGATCATAGATGTATCTGGCTGGAAAGCCCCTCAATATAGGTAAATAACGCCTGTAagcagacaaagaagaaaatgaaaacagatgtagaatgaaaaaaattatgataaaaCTGGGTGGAACATGATATAAGGTGAGGAAGACTAATGTAACACACTACAGAAATTTGTGACCGCCTTGTCTGAGATTCAACCATCATTAATACCGAGTGTGAAAGTGGAAATAAggtcacacttttttttttaatcgctGTTTACCAATTACTgcacatgattgcatcacatttGGGAGAACTTCTGTCGTGTGATGCTGATAAACCACATTatcacaaatacaacaaaaattgTATGAAATCTTAAAcaatttgttcatattttggAAATCTTTATGCAACCACGACAAATCATTTCCCCCCTGTGAGGCTACAAGAGATCACAAGGTTAATCATGTGATCTTCCTCTAATTTAAATAACTGCATGAGACATTATGAAAGGCCTGTGCTTCTATATTCATATGATGCAGATGAAAGTACTGACTGACCGTATGTAGTCACCACTGGGGTCTGTGCGTCGTCCAAATCCCACAGGGCAGTAACAGTGGAAAAACTGCTGGAAAAATGAACTGCATGAAAGCCACATCCAGCTGCCAGCATTTACACTCCAGTCTGCATCCAACAGCAACTCTTCAAACACCTGTACAAGACACACAGGGGACAGTTGAGACAACGCATGGTAGTTATGTAAATCAGAGCAATAGGCACCAGGACAGCAGACAGGTAGCTTCATGTACtattcatgtatttttcttaGTTCTTACCTTCATGCCTTCTTCCCAGCTGACCCAGAGGTCTCCCCTGGTGAGGAAGCAGGCCACAGCATGCCTTGCCAAATGATGGATCCAGCCCTCCTGCCTTAGCTGGGTCATAATGGCATCTATCCAGGGAAAACCTGTCCGTCCCTCTGCCCACTTGGCCAGCGCTTCTGGGTTTCTGTCCCAGGGGATCTGGACGCACACAGTGTTTCCCTCCATCTTGTCAAAGCAGGGGTTGTTGGTGGCAGTCGTATAGAAGAACTCCCTCCACAACAGCTGTCCATACAAGGAAAGTGGGGGGGTGCTGTTCTTCTTGACCTGAtaagacagaaaacataaaagcaacatGAATAGACTAGTTTGACTCGTTCAccattacacaaaataaatgtttttccactcttactttaaaaattaaaaaaatattccaagAATAAATTCTTTGTATTGGCTCATGTCTTGTCAGTGGCCATTCGTACCTTCCTGTACAGATCAGTAAGTTTGAAGTAGAAGAGCCGACAGGAGAGACATCCAAAGCGCAGGTAGGGGCCGAGCCCTGTGGGACTGGCCAGCAGGGAGTTCGCGTTCATACGAGGACGCTCAAAGTTTGCCACCCATGCCTGTAAAAAGATGGTCGGTCAGCTTTAACTATATAATACCACTGAACATTTGAAGAAATGACAGACATCAATAAGTTAGGAAAGTTAGGATACTTTTCAGTCTCAGGCCTCAAAACTTGATGCTCAAAAGAGGTGACAAAACAAAGATGCTgttgatcatgatgatgatgatgaaatttGTCTGGGCTCAATGTTTATATTTACTCTAAGTTTAAATCACCACTGATGGTCCACAACACTAAGACAAAGACTTGAGCAAGGTGAGTTGTGAGCTAAAGCCAGAGGTAATGGTAACTGCAGTCATTTCTTTTCGGTGTATACTGTGTAGTAGAATGTCTTTTTACCTTCCTCTCCAGGTGCCGCTCTAACCTCATGAGGGCTTCTGTTTCTCCACCTGGCCAAACTGCTGTGGTCAGGCCCTCTGTCTCAAatcc from Seriola aureovittata isolate HTS-2021-v1 ecotype China chromosome 10, ASM2101889v1, whole genome shotgun sequence encodes:
- the cry1b gene encoding cryptochrome-1b yields the protein MVVNTIHWFRKGLRLHDNPSLRDSIRGADTLRCIYILDPWFAGSSNVGINRWRFLLNCLEDLDASLRKINSRLFVIRGQPTDVFPRLFKEWQITHLSYEYDSEPFGKERDTAIQKLANEAAVEVIVRISHTLYDLEKIMELNGGQPPLTYKRFQALINHMDAVELPAGTITSEVIKKCATPIGDDHDDKFGVPSLEELGFETEGLTTAVWPGGETEALMRLERHLERKAWVANFERPRMNANSLLASPTGLGPYLRFGCLSCRLFYFKLTDLYRKVKKNSTPPLSLYGQLLWREFFYTTATNNPCFDKMEGNTVCVQIPWDRNPEALAKWAEGRTGFPWIDAIMTQLRQEGWIHHLARHAVACFLTRGDLWVSWEEGMKVFEELLLDADWSVNAGSWMWLSCSSFFQQFFHCYCPVGFGRRTDPSGDYIRRYLPILRGFPARYIYDPWNAPEEVQKAAKCIIGVHYPKPMVNHAEASRINIERMKQIYQQLSCYKGLGLLATVPDNPSNGPRGSNAAGVNRGTSHGPGGPSEALSIQEGTSRTERGPSTQKRRYEEAPSKSSSKSWRQSK